TGGGGCAGATGCTTTCTTTGAAGTCCTAGGCTTGGCTCTGACCAATTCCCTTCCAGGATCCTTCCTGGGCTCTCTGGAACTGGCTGACCCACTGGCTTTGGCAGAGGACTTCCTGCCTTCAGAAGCAACTGGGAGAGATCTGGGAGGGGGCTTGGCCAtcactttttcaatcttcttgGGCTCCCTTTTAACTTGCTTTGTTAAGTCCTTCCTCAGCACCTTGTCATCAGCCTCTTTCCCATCTTCCCTTTTAGGCAGCTTTGTACCCTTCTCTTCCATTTTTGTTGGCCTGGCTTCTTTTTTCTGAAGTTTCTCTTTGGCCTCCTGCTTATTCTCGGGTTTTCCCTTCTCATCCACCTTGGGTGCGGATGACACTCTGGGGAGAGGATCCCTCGCTCCCTCACCCTTCACTGCCACGGAAGTTTTTGTTTTCCCGGCCTGCTCTTTCCTCTCCAGTCTTGCTGACTTGTCCTTGGCAGAGTTCAGCCTCCCCATCGTCAGCCCGGCTTCCAAATCTCGTCCAGTTTTGCCTGACGAGCCCCTTGTGAGGCTTTTGAGACTCTCACGGCTCTCCGTGCGCTTTGGCTTGGTGCCTTTCTCCTTCTGTAGAGCTTCCAGCTCACCCAGTGTAGCCACAGGCTGCTTCAGGAAATCCAGGTGTTTCATCCTCTCCAACCCCTCCAAGATCTTGCTTTGCGGAGTGCAACCCGGGAACAGCACTCGGATTATTTTCTCCACTCGACTGGCTGGATGCCAGGCAATGAGAGCACAAATGGAGACCAAGCACTGAATTGGGAGATCTCCTCCTTTTGGCCCACTGCTACCTGCCCACTGATGCAGCATGAAGTCCAAGTCCTTGCTATCTTTTTTCGGGTTGAGGATGTACATCTCCAGGCGGCCAACTCCCATTTTCTGAAAGAGAATTATTGGTTCAATGGAGTTCCCAATAGTCCTATAGAGTGGTTGAGGGTTAATACCCAAATCATCCAGATGCTGAAGCAATACACTGAGCTCATCCACACCTCGCCTGACATTCTTCCTTTCAATGTGTTGGAATCGGTTTGGTGCATTGAGGAACATAACACCAACTTCAGGGGAAATGAGGTTCTTTGTCCATTCACCATTCAGTTCAGAGCCTTGAGACTGATCCTCGTCTAGCTCTGCCAGCTTCCTCTGCAGCAGACTGTTGACCCCAGGCAGGTTGTCCGTCCCAATGTGAGTCAACAGAACTGAGTCGATCCTGTCCAAGTGGCGGACCAGCTTCCAGAATGAAGATTTCTGGTCTGAACCTCCATCAACAAGGATATTGAAGCCATTGACAGCAAAAAAGGCAGAGTCCCCTTGGCCACCTGGGAAAACGTAGCAGCATGGCTTGGAGAGCTTCAGGAAGCCCATAGTAGCTGGAGGCTCCAGCAGATCAAAGGGAGATGTCGCCTCCACTGATTCAGTGAGGTATTCCAAGAATTCCTGCAGTCCCTCCATCTCTGATTGTGTGGCTGGAGGATTCATTTTGATCTCAATAAACTCCTGAAGGCTGTGTTGCTCCAGGCTTGATCGCTTCCACTCTCCCAAGTCAGGGCAGCAGAGACAAAGGCTGGCCTTATCAGCAGGAGGCGTGAAGCTCAACAGCTCTCCAATCTAAGAAATACAAAGTCAACTCATTAATGCACCATTCAAGCCAATGCTTTGTACACTTCAACCACTCAAGGCTCAAATGATCATTTGCTCATCCACTATCCTTGCACTCTCTGACCTACATAGGTCATTGCGACTAGGATTATACATTTCCCAACCTGCTTTCTAAATATCCCCATGGTTCCACCCATCTCAAGGGCCCAGGGCCCCTCCAATTCCAATGACAAATTCTGTTCCAGTCACTTTACAAGAAAGGTGCACTTTCACTGGAGAGGTTACATAGGGGAGTTATGAGGACCCTGAACCAAATGGAAGAATTGGAGCATCTATCCATGATGGATGATTGGCTAAGATCAGTGGTAATCTTCAGAACAGGTAGTTGAAGGATCTTGATACAGTAAAAGATAAAAGAGCTATTACCCCCAAGCAGGCATTGGAGGCGAACAGGTGGTGTAGACCTGAAGTAATCAATGGAAGATACAGAGACAAACAAAACATTTGGCTGCCACTGAGTAGTTAGGATCTCCAAAATTACTAtcacaaataaaataaatgtgaattaatCATTGATACATTTCCAAATATAACCCttatcccttcccccacccccaaaacccTGAATCAGAAAAAAAGGGGAGCTGTTGAGATCTGGAACCCAGTTCAAAAAAGCCAATTATTTTTGTCTAAATCTCAATaaagggaagaaaaataaatagaatccTTAAAAACTTCCTAATTAATTCATTCAAATTTTGAACGAATATCTGTGGTAGAGGTATTGGAAGAGTCTGGAAGAGATACTGTAAACAaggaaatatgttcattttaatacaattcactctacaaTCGTTATTGGGAGAGTTATCCATTTAAATCCTCTTCAACTTTCTTAAGTGGGGGAAGGTCATTCAAcatacaaactttttaaatcattATTCACTTTATCCCTAAATATATGATCCCATTTTCCGGCCATCTGAATTGTGTATTTCTTTTGCAATCTGTATCATATCCATCCTTTGAAGATATGATCtcatttttattccaatttattttatatccaaaGACTTTCCAATAATCTTCCAATTGCAAATGCAGTCTTTGTAGAGAGGTTACAGGGTCCATCAGATATATTTGTAcatcttctgcaaaaaaaaactgattttatactcatcTTGGTCCACTCTGAACCCCTTAATGTTTGGATCCCATCAAATGGCTTCAGCTAAAGGTTCTATGGCCAGTACAAAGAGGGctggtgatagtggacatccttgtctactagaccTAGATAGTGGATATCTCAAAGACATTTGACCATGAGGTATAACCCTAGTCTTATGACTCATTATAAAGAGCTCAAATCCAATTTATGACATTTTGACCTAGTCAAATTACATTAATAAGAAGTctcactccaatctatcaaaggtCTTTTCCACATCCAAAGCAACTGTCACACTATGTTTACCCTTTTTCTGGGCCAAATGAATTACACTAAGTATACTTGTTACATTGTCTGCTGATTCTCTTTTCTTcacaaatcctgtttggtctttattTAACAATTTAGGGAAAAAATTAGCTaatctatttgccaaagccttAGCTAATATTTTGtaatcagcatttaaaaaaagagatcagTTGacagtttcaatggatccctatctttcttaggaatcaccaTTATTATTGCTGTTGAGGAGGATTCCAGCAGAGTATGTAATCCAACAGCCTGATTCAATACCTCCATTTAAAAAAGGCATTAACAAGTCTTTAAATCCTTTATAAAATTCTAGTGGAAAGCCATCTTTGCTGGGGGATCTGTTAACATGTAATAAATTCAATGCCTCCTCTATTTCCAATTGAGTAAAGGGCGCATTTAATTAATTCTGCTCAGTCAAATCTAAATTTGGCAAGGCCAATCGTGTCAAATAGTCATCTGATTTATTAATATCTCCCTGTCATTCCAATTAATATAATTTGAAGTAAAATGATTTAAAGGCTTCATTAATTTCTAATGGTTTATAGGAGATTCTATTTGTTTCTGTTTCAATCTCATTGATTGTATGGGGAACCTTCTTTCAATCGCCAAGATAGgtctttatgagctctttcccccagttCGTAATACCTTTGTTTAGCTCTCATTATCGCTTTTTCCATCTTATAATGTTTGTAAGGTATTTATTATATTCAAGCTTTTGACTAATAAGTGCCCTTCGCTTTTGTTCTGAGCTCCTTAACTGCAAGCCCTCCAATTTGTATACCTTTTACTAACTTATCTACCTgtcttgtacattttttttttaatttttgaggtacaACTAATTAATTGACCCCTAAAATAAGATTTTAAGgagtcccatataataaatttattggcATCAGAATAACAATTAGTTTTACAAAAGATCCCACTATGTCTCCCAATGAAATCACGAAATTCCGATCTTCTCAACCTCAATGAATTAAAATGCCACCTATAGACCGTGTCCTGTTTATCAGGCGGAGCAATTGATAACAatagaggtgaatgatctgacaggACCCTTATCTTATACTCAGCTTTCATGATTCTATCCTGTCAATGTCCAGATAGCAAAAATAAGTCCATCTTAGAATATGAGTCATATCTGTTGGAGTAAAAATAGTCTCTTTGTCTCAGATGCAATTTCCTCCAGGCATCCACTAAATTCAGTTCTCTCATTGAAACTAGGATTAGCTTTAGTCATCCTAGTCCTGGTTCCTGCCCTTGTTGATTTATCCAAGACCAGATCCAAATACGAGCTAAAATCTCCCACTACTACTATATTATGGTGTGCATCTGCCaattaaaaaaagtttattttataaatctttcatcatcttcatttggggcgTATAAATTTAACAGAATCCAAGAttcagaatatatctgacagtgaaCCTTAACATATACACCTACTAGATCAATTGCAACATTCTGAATTGCAACTGGAAGATTCTTCTTTATTAAGATCACCACAACCCTGGCTTTAGAATTGAAGGAAAACACCCAGatgctttttaatttctgatgttcattgtccattgaaaaacgaCTGAGggttgcacacgcagaaggacaaaattggcgagaagcattgctatcttatgtggctgtctatcgagcaacgactcatgcacccactggaaaaagtcctgcagaagcattttcaGTGTTTCCTGAAGAAAGGCCAGGtttacaccatttaaaaaaaaatgtaagaaagtACCTTCTTCCTTTTAATAGGGTTATTCAAACATTTATGTTAATACTGATAAGCTTTACCACGTTTgccatcaccacagagttctaaTTATATCCATTTCTGGTATCTCATTTATATCCTTCCAATATTTTTCTCCCTGAGATCCCAATATTacattcataacataacataacaattacagcacggaaacaggccattaggcccttctagtccgcaccgaaccaaacactcctctctagtcccacctacctgcacaatgaccataaccctccaccttcttctcatccatatacctgtccagctttttcttaaataataaaattgactctgccgccactatttctcccggaagctcgttccacaccgctaccactctgagtaaagaagttccccctcatgttacctctaaacctctgccccttaactcttaacttatgtcctcttgtttcaatctctcttactcttaacggaaatagtctatccacatccactctgtctatccctttcataatcttaaatacctctatcaaatcccctctcaaccttctacgcttcaaagaataaagacctaatctgcccaatctctccctgtactctagatgcttaaacccaggtgtcacatttgtggcccgaaatgtgaagttaataaaacattaaacacaagtcttatcaggtaaacttctccgtggcttttattctcccgtttcctttgttctcctgcttgtgttcttatctctctctcataccacgtgacttccggtacatctcatacatattcattatcatgacatccctcctttaatcagaaataaactttaccttcacttaccaatatccctcggaaacatacaaacatcgtaactaatggtaatactataactcaactacataaaatttacttcctacagcattcatacatgcactttatgatataagattaaaatatgtcccaaagttcttattaaaactatggcacaaagtcttcgtatcgtttgggcggtttccggtttcgtttcgccctgcctgcgatattgtcgtcgcttctcggttgttcactctcagcgtcggaaatattgctcgccacggcttcgggtgtttctggcgctctagtcacttcatcaggagtgctggtaactgcctctggaacatcatcaggtctctcagtttcagcatctcatattggcctttcaacctcttcgctcgatgtatctctggactggtacctttttacacttgatacatttctcttatacaggactccagtcggagacttgactgtcaccatactgccacttctggatacgacagtatagggttgatggtaataaggtgtgtctagcttaccaccagtttcatgcctcactagaacattatctcctggcatgatgtctgagtacttggctccatgtttcgaatctgtgtacagctttgctgcacctttcttttcagcatcgtggtccctcatctcctggtcgtctcggatttcctttatttctggcatttttgtgcggatttttctcccaaaaaatgcttctgcaggactttttccagtgggtgcatgagtcgttgctcgatagacagccacataagatagcaatgcttctcgccaattttgtccttctgcgtgtgcaaccctcaatcgtttttcaatggactgattttgtctctctacttctccgttggcttgcggccatttcggagttactttatgatggtggatacctgtggtcctcatgtattctgcaaatgtctctgaaatgaattgtggaccattgtcagagtataatgtaacaggtaatccatatcttacgaatatctctgctaacgcttgtattgttttttcagtggttgtggacttcaacaccacgtactcatagtatctgctgtagtaatgaatcactaccataattgattcacccgtcggtaaaggtccaagaaaatcaacagctacgtcgatccatgatccatgcgtactccggatcggttctggcggattactcctacttgtgatttgacatccgtgaca
This genomic window from Narcine bancroftii isolate sNarBan1 chromosome 3, sNarBan1.hap1, whole genome shotgun sequence contains:
- the map1sa gene encoding electromotor neuron-associated protein 1 isoform X4; its protein translation is MIMRRDVSAAGEAGGGGAREGAAMAAPQRESGAAAPRRKASALVVVGRSEQSSDVVAHVRQGILSWDIDAAAYNLDAQLKLFVSRHSATFPDEAKGQKILHHCDEVLEARVLINPTNEALCTEVRTLISAGSRHKLLVLAGPCLEDSGDLLLQKGSFTFHDFIQIFADKEIGELLSFTPPADKASLCLCCPDLGEWKRSSLEQHSLQEFIEIKMNPPATQSEMEGLQEFLEYLTESVEATSPFDLLEPPATMGFLKLSKPCCYVFPGGQGDSAFFAVNGFNILVDGGSDQKSSFWKLVRHLDRIDSVLLTHIGTDNLPGVNSLLQRKLAELDEDQSQGSELNGEWTKNLISPEVGVMFLNAPNRFQHIERKNVRRGVDELSVLLQHLDDLGINPQPLYRTIGNSIEPIILFQKMGVGRLEMYILNPKKDSKDLDFMLHQWAGSSGPKGGDLPIQCLVSICALIAWHPASRVEKIIRVLFPGCTPQSKILEGLERMKHLDFLKQPVATLGELEALQKEKGTKPKRTESRESLKSLTRGSSGKTGRDLEAGLTMGRLNSAKDKSARLERKEQAGKTKTSVAVKGEGARDPLPRVSSAPKVDEKGKPENKQEAKEKLQKKEARPTKMEEKGTKLPKREDGKEADDKVLRKDLTKQVKREPKKIEKVMAKPPPRSLPVASEGRKSSAKASGSASSREPRKDPGRELVRAKPRTSKKASAPDHQGKPGMAESSGMSTPEDMTAEFAKLEQEKGVATLPKEEEVLQGENLPEEAFTPLEVEMELKTQLQGNGDTQNREAAEEQETCMQQAARVGAARAEGDEGPQLTSKEMEKLAPVSKTEQPGKISRVNSNQSINSEDKKGKISHAPSYRSSHSTSRSTVAGSVSKCPPVYVDLTYIPNSYGARTINPEFFKRLRSSVYVISGEDPQKEGAMRNILDSLLEGKAMWDNNVQVTIIPTFDSPIMHEWYQETHKRQQHLNVTVLGSNSTVVMQDETFPACKVEF
- the map1sa gene encoding electromotor neuron-associated protein 1 isoform X5; its protein translation is MIMRRDVSAAGEAGGGGAREGAAMAAPQRESGAAAPRRKASALVVVGRSEQSSDVVAHVRQGILSWDIDAAAYNLDAQLKLFVSRHSATFPDEAKGQKILHHCDEVLEARVLINPTNEALCTEVRTLISAGSRHKLLVLAGPCLEDSGDLLLQKGSFTFHDFIQIFADKEIGELLSFTPPADKASLCLCCPDLGEWKRSSLEQHSLQEFIEIKMNPPATQSEMEGLQEFLEYLTESVEATSPFDLLEPPATMGFLKLSKPCCYVFPGGQGDSAFFAVNGFNILVDGGSDQKSSFWKLVRHLDRIDSVLLTHIGTDNLPGVNSLLQRKLAELDEDQSQGSELNGEWTKNLISPEVGVMFLNAPNRFQHIERKNVRRGVDELSVLLQHLDDLGINPQPLYRTIGNSIEPIILFQKMGVGRLEMYILNPKKDSKDLDFMLHQWAGSSGPKGGDLPIQCLVSICALIAWHPASRVEKIIRVLFPGCTPQSKILEGLERMKHLDFLKQPVATLGELEALQKEKGTKPKRTESRESLKSLTRGSSGKTGRDLEAGLTMGRLNSAKDKSARLERKEQAGKTKTSVAVKGEGARDPLPRVSSAPKVDEKGKPENKQEAKEKLQKKEARPTKMEEKGTKLPKREDGKEADDKVLRKDLTKQVKREPKKIEKVMAKPPPRSLPVASEGRKSSAKASGSASSREPRKDPGRELVRAKPRTSKKASAPDHQGKPGMAESSGMSTPEDMTAEFAKLEQEKGVATLPKEEEVLQGENLPEEAFTPLEVEMELKTQLQGNGDTQNREAAEEQETCMQQAARVGAARAEGDEGSVSKCPPVYVDLTYIPNSYGARTINPEFFKRLRSSVYVISGEDPQKEGAMRNILDSLLEGKAMWDNNVQVTIIPTFDSPIMHEWYQETHKRQQHLNVTVLGSNSTVVMQDETFPACKVEF